The following proteins come from a genomic window of Achromobacter sp. AONIH1:
- a CDS encoding DUF945 family protein: protein MKKSVAITLGVVIVGAGSWVGATWYTGKRIEESSQRRLAEVNEKLAKVTPLFGLRIDQIKYERGLFSTQARYGLSLLKNDKSLDVLPDGMIEFDATIEHGPFPKGALARGALAPKLAYVQAAMAKTDLVKPVFELTKDVAPLTADAIVAYGGHGASTAQIAPVKFSRDGIDLDFSGMKIDGTYDHAKQAVVARGVIDTIGVDGLKAQRERDKFKMALSGLSIDVNTLMGKFGLSIGDSGVQVKHIDMVKPQDELKIALDDFGYTVKLTEDDKNIAMQAAYKLGGLTVDGVALGSGQAVVKLGNLDGVAVKQLADTYNQMMRQAVAGASDEGLKDEQVQTLIDTATKLLAAKPTFSMDPISWKTAKGESKLTFALDLASPANLKDLTPQEILVQAIKRIDANLVVSKPMVQDLVAQYMVKTEGKAADKAATEAEEQVRSMAGMAEMFNVGKNDGDNIIGKFHFSDGMGDLNGKKIPADELFSGLLDAAGSHDSMDDDESEPAVGAISSDTDPASSGEQMQDFNVDVVTSMLDDMGYSPRRSEGDEGPVLVLDPSGTGAADLRVELLCNDFTEKCYDLVITATYSAKKPVSLKAINAWNKEYRWSRAYLDEKNQAVLQMDVNAEGAIGKENLQILLNTFISIAEDFSAMVNKGAGK, encoded by the coding sequence ATGAAAAAGAGCGTAGCGATCACCCTGGGCGTGGTCATAGTGGGAGCGGGAAGCTGGGTCGGCGCGACCTGGTACACGGGCAAGCGCATCGAGGAAAGCTCGCAGCGCCGCCTGGCCGAGGTCAACGAGAAGCTGGCAAAGGTCACGCCGCTGTTCGGCCTGCGCATCGACCAGATCAAGTACGAGCGCGGCCTGTTCTCGACGCAGGCGCGTTATGGCCTGTCGCTCCTGAAGAACGACAAGAGCCTGGACGTCCTGCCCGACGGCATGATCGAGTTCGACGCCACCATCGAGCACGGCCCCTTCCCCAAGGGCGCGCTGGCGCGCGGCGCCCTCGCGCCCAAGCTGGCCTACGTCCAGGCGGCGATGGCCAAGACGGACCTGGTCAAGCCGGTGTTCGAGCTGACCAAGGACGTGGCCCCGCTGACGGCCGACGCCATCGTCGCCTACGGCGGCCACGGCGCCAGCACGGCGCAGATCGCGCCGGTCAAGTTCAGCCGCGATGGCATCGACCTCGACTTCAGCGGCATGAAGATCGACGGCACCTACGACCACGCCAAGCAGGCGGTGGTCGCGCGCGGCGTGATCGACACCATCGGCGTCGACGGCCTGAAGGCCCAGCGCGAGCGCGACAAGTTCAAAATGGCCCTGTCCGGCCTGTCCATCGACGTGAACACCCTGATGGGCAAGTTCGGCCTGTCGATCGGCGACTCGGGCGTGCAGGTCAAGCACATCGACATGGTCAAGCCCCAGGACGAGCTGAAGATCGCGCTCGACGACTTCGGCTACACCGTCAAGCTGACCGAGGACGACAAGAACATCGCCATGCAGGCCGCCTACAAGCTCGGCGGCCTGACGGTCGACGGCGTGGCGCTGGGCAGCGGCCAGGCCGTGGTCAAGCTGGGCAACCTGGACGGCGTCGCGGTCAAGCAACTGGCCGACACCTACAACCAGATGATGCGCCAGGCCGTGGCCGGCGCCAGCGACGAAGGCTTGAAGGACGAACAGGTGCAGACCCTGATCGATACCGCCACCAAGCTGCTGGCCGCCAAGCCCACGTTCAGCATGGACCCGATCAGCTGGAAGACCGCCAAGGGCGAAAGCAAGCTGACCTTCGCGCTGGACCTGGCGAGCCCCGCCAACCTCAAGGACCTGACGCCGCAGGAAATTCTGGTCCAGGCCATCAAACGCATCGATGCCAACCTGGTCGTGTCCAAGCCCATGGTGCAGGACCTGGTCGCGCAGTACATGGTCAAGACCGAAGGCAAGGCCGCCGACAAGGCCGCCACCGAAGCCGAGGAACAGGTCCGCAGCATGGCGGGCATGGCCGAGATGTTCAACGTCGGCAAGAACGACGGCGACAACATCATCGGCAAGTTCCACTTCTCCGACGGCATGGGCGATCTGAACGGCAAGAAGATCCCGGCGGACGAGCTGTTCAGCGGCCTGCTGGATGCGGCCGGCTCGCACGACAGCATGGATGACGACGAATCCGAACCCGCCGTCGGCGCCATCAGCTCGGACACCGACCCCGCCTCCTCCGGCGAGCAGATGCAGGACTTCAACGTCGACGTGGTCACCTCCATGCTGGACGACATGGGCTACTCGCCGCGCCGCTCCGAAGGCGACGAAGGCCCGGTGCTGGTGCTGGATCCCAGCGGCACCGGCGCGGCCGACCTGCGCGTGGAACTGCTGTGCAACGACTTCACCGAGAAGTGCTACGACCTGGTCATCACCGCCACGTACAGCGCCAAGAAGCCGGTTTCCCTCAAGGCCATCAACGCCTGGAACAAGGAATACCGCTGGAGCCGCGCCTACCTGGACGAGAAGAACCAGGCCGTGCTGCAAATGGACGTGAACGCGGAAGGCGCGATCGGCAAGGAAAACCTGCAGATCCTGCTGAACACCTTCATCAGCATCGCCGAGGACTTCTCGGCCATGGTGAACAAGGGCGCGGGCAAGTAA
- a CDS encoding M81 family metallopeptidase → MRWLLAMIKHETNTYSPVPTPLERFFRGNPEILAGERAIRAYENTDSGLGGYIEVARREGAEIVLPVAAESWPSGPASAETHERLCRLVLDEVERGGFDAILLDLHGAMVAEGVEDAEGDLLRRLREIDPTTPVAVTLDMHANLYDDIVRHATVISGFHTYPHVDIHAAGLRAANVIVRTLKGEIKPVMRWGNKPMLPHVMRQGTHAEPNKSLQERCIALEAQGVLAASVFVGFPHADIREAGLSAVVCTDGKAEQAEQLRDELLERAWNARADWVFHPEPLEAAITRAKAVTQGPVVLLDHYDNTGSGGTMDTTAVLAEMLRQGLDNAVFYAICDPQAAREAAAAGVGSQIRIKLGGKVAMPAIRQASEPLEISGRVKLVFDGVYLNRGPMYRGVRNDTGLTVVIDTGSVEIVVVSRHQEPFDVNCLLSAGIDPLQKRYVALKSRVHWRAGFSDMATDIIECTGVGVTTSDYGQLEFKRVRRPIYPLDPL, encoded by the coding sequence ATGCGCTGGCTATTGGCAATGATCAAGCACGAGACGAACACATACTCGCCCGTGCCCACGCCGCTGGAACGCTTCTTCCGCGGCAATCCCGAAATCCTGGCCGGCGAACGCGCCATCCGGGCCTATGAGAACACCGACAGCGGCCTGGGCGGCTACATCGAGGTGGCGCGCCGCGAGGGCGCCGAGATCGTGCTGCCGGTCGCCGCCGAATCCTGGCCCAGCGGGCCGGCCAGCGCCGAGACACACGAACGCCTGTGCCGGCTGGTGCTGGACGAGGTCGAGCGCGGCGGCTTCGACGCCATCCTGCTGGACCTGCACGGCGCCATGGTGGCCGAGGGCGTGGAAGACGCCGAGGGCGACCTGCTGCGCCGCCTGCGCGAGATCGATCCGACGACGCCGGTGGCGGTGACGCTGGACATGCACGCCAACCTCTACGACGACATCGTCAGGCACGCCACCGTCATCAGCGGCTTCCATACCTATCCGCACGTGGACATCCACGCCGCCGGGCTGCGCGCGGCCAACGTCATCGTGCGCACGCTCAAGGGCGAGATCAAGCCCGTCATGCGCTGGGGCAACAAGCCCATGCTGCCGCACGTGATGCGCCAGGGCACGCACGCCGAACCCAACAAATCGCTGCAGGAGCGCTGCATCGCGCTGGAGGCGCAAGGCGTGCTGGCGGCGTCGGTGTTCGTCGGCTTCCCGCATGCCGACATCCGCGAAGCGGGCCTGAGCGCCGTGGTCTGTACCGACGGCAAGGCGGAGCAGGCGGAACAGTTGCGCGACGAACTGCTGGAGCGCGCCTGGAACGCCCGCGCCGACTGGGTGTTCCATCCGGAACCGCTGGAAGCCGCCATTACCCGCGCCAAGGCGGTGACACAGGGCCCGGTGGTCCTGCTGGACCACTACGACAACACCGGCTCGGGCGGCACCATGGACACCACGGCGGTGCTGGCCGAGATGCTGCGCCAGGGCCTGGACAACGCCGTGTTCTACGCCATCTGCGATCCGCAGGCCGCGCGCGAAGCGGCGGCGGCCGGCGTCGGCAGCCAGATCCGCATCAAGCTGGGCGGCAAGGTCGCCATGCCCGCCATCCGCCAGGCCAGCGAGCCGCTGGAGATCTCCGGCCGCGTGAAGCTGGTCTTTGACGGCGTCTACCTGAACCGGGGCCCCATGTATCGCGGCGTGCGCAACGATACCGGCCTGACCGTCGTCATCGACACCGGCAGCGTGGAGATCGTGGTGGTGTCGCGCCACCAGGAGCCCTTCGACGTCAATTGCCTGCTGTCGGCCGGCATCGATCCGCTGCAAAAGCGCTACGTGGCCCTCAAGAGCCGGGTCCACTGGCGCGCGGGCTTCTCCGACATGGCCACCGACATCATCGAATGCACCGGCGTCGGCGTGACCACCTCGGACTACGGCCAACTGGAATTCAAACGCGTGCGGCGCCCCATCTACCCGCTGGATCCACTGTAA
- a CDS encoding ABC transporter substrate-binding protein, giving the protein MLKFVRAAAFAGATLLMAHGAYADTVIKSVMHSPLRLTDPHATTAYITTWHGYMIYDTLLATDADNKIQPQMLEKWDVSPDGKTYTMTLRDGQKWHDGKPVTADDCVASIKRWASGDIMGRTLLKFTDKIEIVDDKTFRVVMKEPTDLVLRALSKPTGTAPFMMPKRIAEQAIGQPITDMTGSGPFKIVEFKPGVKTVYAKNTDYVPRKEPASGLAGGKVVNVDKVEWNVMPDALTTANALLGGEIDFVEQFPYDLLPMVEGNKDLKEESLSPVGYFTMYRFNFKYPPFNNKKIRQAAMYAVGQEDVMKALVGNPKYWRTCASLWGCGTPLETDIGKDVVVPQNTEKAKALLKEAGYDNTPVLIMHATDVGTLSAQPVVIAQALRKAGFNVNLMAMDWQSVATRRASKAAPAEGGWNIHNTNWYATDVMDPVRSAPAAASGDNAWFGWPDMPQVEELRTKFALTSDPAEQKKIADELQRIGIDEGLYVPLGQMSVPTVYSTKLSGLVHAPVFAFWNVKKAP; this is encoded by the coding sequence ATGCTGAAGTTTGTCCGTGCAGCCGCATTTGCCGGCGCGACCCTCCTGATGGCCCACGGCGCCTACGCCGACACGGTCATCAAGTCGGTCATGCATTCGCCGTTGCGCCTGACCGACCCGCACGCCACCACCGCGTACATCACCACGTGGCACGGCTACATGATCTACGACACGCTGCTGGCCACCGACGCCGACAACAAGATCCAGCCGCAGATGCTCGAAAAGTGGGACGTCTCGCCCGACGGCAAGACCTACACCATGACCCTGCGCGACGGCCAGAAGTGGCATGACGGCAAGCCCGTGACGGCCGACGACTGCGTCGCCTCGATCAAGCGCTGGGCCAGCGGCGACATCATGGGCCGCACGCTGCTGAAGTTCACCGACAAGATCGAGATCGTCGACGACAAGACCTTCCGCGTCGTCATGAAGGAACCCACCGACCTGGTGCTGCGCGCGCTGTCCAAGCCCACCGGCACCGCGCCCTTCATGATGCCCAAGCGCATCGCCGAGCAGGCCATCGGCCAGCCCATCACCGACATGACCGGCTCGGGTCCGTTCAAGATCGTCGAGTTCAAGCCGGGCGTGAAGACCGTCTACGCCAAGAACACCGATTACGTGCCCCGCAAGGAACCCGCCAGCGGCCTGGCCGGCGGCAAGGTCGTCAACGTCGACAAGGTCGAATGGAACGTCATGCCCGACGCCCTGACCACCGCCAACGCGTTGCTCGGCGGCGAGATCGACTTCGTCGAGCAGTTCCCCTACGACCTGCTGCCCATGGTCGAAGGCAACAAGGATCTGAAGGAAGAGTCGCTCAGCCCGGTCGGCTACTTCACGATGTACCGCTTCAACTTCAAGTACCCGCCCTTCAACAACAAGAAGATCCGCCAGGCCGCCATGTACGCCGTGGGCCAGGAAGACGTGATGAAGGCGCTGGTCGGCAATCCCAAGTACTGGCGCACCTGCGCCTCGCTGTGGGGCTGCGGCACGCCGTTGGAAACCGACATCGGCAAGGATGTGGTGGTGCCGCAGAACACCGAGAAGGCCAAGGCGCTGCTGAAGGAAGCCGGCTACGACAACACGCCCGTGCTGATCATGCACGCCACCGACGTGGGCACGCTGTCGGCGCAGCCGGTGGTGATCGCGCAGGCGCTGCGCAAGGCCGGCTTCAACGTCAACCTGATGGCCATGGACTGGCAGAGCGTGGCCACGCGGCGCGCCTCCAAGGCCGCGCCCGCCGAAGGCGGCTGGAACATCCACAACACCAACTGGTACGCCACCGACGTGATGGACCCGGTGCGCTCCGCGCCGGCCGCCGCCAGCGGCGACAACGCCTGGTTCGGCTGGCCCGACATGCCGCAGGTCGAAGAGCTGCGCACCAAGTTCGCGCTGACCTCCGACCCGGCCGAGCAGAAGAAAATCGCCGACGAGCTGCAGCGCATCGGCATCGACGAAGGCCTGTACGTGCCGCTCGGTCAGATGTCCGTGCCCACCGTGTATTCGACCAAGCTCTCGGGCCTGGTGCATGCGCCGGTGTTCGCGTTCTGGAACGTGAAGAAAGCCCCTTGA
- a CDS encoding ABC transporter ATP-binding protein, which produces MTYSPTPPAGDTSSAILAIRNLSVEVAGAGNRVVRNLSLDVHAGETVCVVGESGSGKSVTSLAVMGLLPQGILKIGAGSIRVEGEDVATATPRRLRELRATRMAMVFQEPMTALNPVHTVGKQVDEVLRLHRKMSAAERRAKVLEMFRSVHLPDVERIYDAYPHQLSGGQRQRIVIAMALILEPRLLIADEPTTALDVTTQKQILALIKELQVKHKTAVLFITHDFGVVAEISDRIIVMNRGDLVESGTRHEILAEPKQSYTRRLVSSVPSLVPSRREAPAGQPVLHVKGLGRTYGGGGSLFSRKPAHGVVAAADVNLTLRKGEILGIVGESGSGKSTVARCIVRLIEPTAGHMMMGGEDLSTLSGAALRPVRRRIQIVFQDPYRSLNPRRTVGESIIEGLLNFGVPREQALRRAGETLSVVGLSPDAMRRYPHQFSGGQRQRICIARALVMDPEILVADEAVSALDVSVQAQVLELLEQVRQRTGVGVLFITHDLRVAAQICDTIIVMQRGKVVETGSAETVLTEPRHEYTRALIDAAPGRDWDFRNFRPVAAGHPAQAPAG; this is translated from the coding sequence ATGACCTACTCCCCCACTCCCCCCGCGGGCGACACCTCGTCCGCCATCCTGGCCATCCGCAACCTGTCGGTCGAAGTCGCCGGCGCCGGCAACCGCGTCGTGCGCAACCTGAGCCTGGACGTGCACGCCGGCGAGACCGTCTGCGTGGTTGGCGAATCCGGCTCGGGCAAGTCGGTCACCTCGCTGGCCGTCATGGGCCTGCTGCCGCAGGGCATCCTGAAGATCGGCGCGGGCTCGATCCGCGTCGAGGGCGAGGACGTGGCCACCGCCACGCCGCGCCGCCTGCGCGAGCTGCGCGCCACCCGCATGGCCATGGTGTTCCAGGAACCCATGACCGCGCTCAACCCGGTGCACACGGTCGGCAAGCAGGTCGACGAGGTGCTGCGGCTGCATCGCAAGATGTCCGCCGCCGAGCGCCGCGCCAAGGTGCTGGAGATGTTCCGCTCGGTCCACCTGCCCGACGTCGAGCGCATCTACGACGCCTACCCGCACCAGCTCTCCGGCGGCCAGCGCCAGCGCATCGTCATCGCCATGGCGCTGATCCTGGAGCCACGCCTGCTGATCGCCGACGAGCCGACCACGGCGCTGGACGTGACCACGCAGAAGCAGATCCTGGCGCTCATCAAGGAACTGCAGGTCAAGCACAAGACCGCCGTGCTGTTCATCACCCACGACTTCGGCGTGGTGGCCGAGATCTCCGACCGCATCATCGTGATGAACCGCGGCGACCTGGTCGAAAGCGGCACGCGCCACGAAATCCTGGCCGAGCCCAAGCAGTCCTACACGCGGCGGCTGGTGTCCTCGGTGCCCAGCCTGGTGCCGTCGCGCCGCGAGGCGCCCGCCGGCCAGCCGGTGCTGCATGTCAAGGGTCTGGGCCGCACCTACGGCGGCGGCGGCTCGCTGTTCTCGCGCAAGCCGGCGCACGGCGTGGTGGCCGCGGCCGACGTCAACCTGACGCTGCGCAAGGGCGAGATCCTGGGCATCGTGGGCGAGTCCGGCTCGGGCAAGTCCACGGTCGCGCGCTGCATCGTGCGCCTGATCGAGCCCACCGCCGGCCACATGATGATGGGCGGCGAAGACCTGAGCACGCTGTCGGGCGCCGCATTGCGACCGGTGCGTCGGCGCATACAGATCGTGTTCCAGGACCCCTATCGCTCGCTCAACCCGCGCCGCACCGTGGGCGAGTCCATCATCGAGGGCCTGCTCAATTTCGGCGTGCCGCGCGAACAGGCGCTGCGGCGCGCCGGCGAAACGCTGTCGGTGGTGGGCCTGAGCCCGGACGCCATGCGGCGCTATCCGCACCAGTTCTCCGGCGGCCAGCGCCAGCGCATCTGCATCGCGCGCGCGCTGGTCATGGATCCCGAGATCCTGGTCGCCGACGAGGCCGTGTCGGCGCTGGACGTCTCGGTGCAGGCGCAGGTGCTGGAGCTGCTGGAGCAGGTGCGGCAGCGCACCGGCGTGGGCGTGCTCTTCATCACCCACGACCTGCGCGTGGCGGCGCAGATCTGCGACACCATCATCGTCATGCAGCGCGGCAAGGTTGTCGAGACCGGCAGCGCCGAGACCGTGCTGACCGAACCGCGCCACGAGTACACGCGCGCGCTGATCGACGCCGCGCCCGGCCGCGACTGGGACTTCCGCAACTTCAGGCCGGTCGCCGCCGGCCATCCGGCGCAGGCCCCGGCGGGCTGA
- a CDS encoding amidase → MQQPHELSAQELLAAYRAKTLSPVEATRAVLAHIERWEPSLKATYALDPEGALAAARESEARWMKGEPLSAGGYTLDGVPATIKENIATRGVPVPLGTAATDLTPASADAPPAARMREAGAVVLGKTTMPDYGMLSSGLSSFHELTRNPWDLGKNPGGSSAGAGAAAAAGYGPLHIGTDIGGSVRLPAAWCGIATLKPSLGRIPIDPPFMGRCAGPMTRTVTDTALMMGVLSQPDARDHMSLPYQDIAWLDLDMDLRGVRIGLLLDAGCGLPVDPEILDAVQAAARLFEAAGAIVEPMKPWMTPAMLDGVDRFWRTRSAIDLAALSEERRGKILPFIRAWAESGGGQSGEAVFRSYYETVNVRARTVAACAPYDYVLSPVAPVVAYNAEWPSPTNEVATTMHHIGFTLPYNMSEQPAASVNCGYTRIGLPIGLQIAGARFDDLGVLRVARAWERMRPAQRAWPQPPKSA, encoded by the coding sequence ATGCAGCAGCCGCATGAACTCTCCGCCCAGGAACTGCTTGCCGCCTACCGCGCCAAGACCCTGTCCCCCGTCGAAGCCACCCGCGCCGTGCTGGCGCACATCGAGCGCTGGGAACCCAGCCTGAAAGCCACCTACGCGCTGGATCCCGAAGGCGCGCTGGCCGCCGCCCGCGAATCCGAGGCGCGCTGGATGAAGGGCGAGCCGCTGTCGGCCGGCGGCTACACGCTGGACGGCGTGCCCGCCACCATCAAGGAGAACATCGCCACGCGCGGCGTGCCGGTGCCGCTGGGCACCGCGGCCACCGACCTGACACCGGCCAGCGCCGACGCGCCGCCGGCGGCCCGCATGCGCGAGGCAGGCGCCGTGGTGCTGGGCAAGACCACCATGCCGGACTACGGCATGCTGTCGTCCGGCCTGTCCAGCTTCCACGAACTGACCCGCAATCCCTGGGACCTGGGCAAGAATCCCGGTGGTTCCAGCGCCGGCGCCGGCGCGGCCGCCGCGGCCGGCTACGGCCCGCTGCACATCGGCACCGACATCGGCGGCTCGGTGCGCCTGCCCGCCGCCTGGTGCGGCATCGCCACGCTCAAGCCCAGCCTGGGCCGCATTCCCATCGACCCGCCCTTCATGGGCCGCTGCGCCGGTCCCATGACGCGCACCGTGACCGATACCGCGCTGATGATGGGCGTGCTGTCACAGCCCGACGCGCGCGACCACATGAGCCTGCCCTACCAGGACATCGCCTGGCTCGACCTGGACATGGACCTGCGCGGCGTGCGCATCGGCCTGCTGCTGGACGCCGGCTGCGGCCTGCCCGTGGATCCCGAGATCCTGGACGCCGTGCAGGCCGCCGCGCGCCTGTTCGAGGCGGCCGGCGCCATCGTCGAACCCATGAAGCCCTGGATGACGCCCGCCATGCTGGACGGCGTGGACCGCTTCTGGCGCACCCGCTCGGCCATCGACCTGGCGGCGCTGTCCGAGGAACGTCGCGGCAAGATCCTGCCCTTCATCCGCGCCTGGGCGGAAAGCGGCGGCGGCCAGAGCGGCGAGGCCGTGTTCCGCAGCTACTACGAGACGGTCAACGTGCGCGCGCGCACCGTCGCTGCCTGCGCGCCGTACGACTACGTGCTGTCGCCGGTGGCGCCCGTGGTGGCCTACAACGCCGAATGGCCCTCGCCCACCAACGAGGTCGCCACCACCATGCATCACATCGGCTTCACGCTGCCCTACAACATGAGCGAGCAGCCGGCGGCCTCGGTGAACTGCGGCTATACCAGGATCGGCCTGCCCATCGGCCTGCAGATCGCCGGCGCGCGCTTCGACGACCTGGGCGTGCTGCGCGTGGCGCGGGCCTGGGAACGCATGCGCCCGGCGCAGCGCGCCTGGCCGCAGCCGCCCAAGAGCGCCTGA
- a CDS encoding ABC transporter permease produces the protein MLAFVSRRLLATIPVLVMVAVVVFAILRSSQGDPAVIMAGDGATPERIEQIRQIMGLEQPVVKQFFIWAGKLVQGDLGTSLMSGVPVTQLIGQRLEPSLSLAVLTLVFTLIVAIPLGILAAWRQGKLLDRAVMGFSVLGFSVPVFVTGYLLIWAFAIKLGWFNVQGYTPLANGFWLFLHRLILPALALSTVYVALIARITRTSVIEVMGEDFIRTARSKGLTETGVLLGHALRNAAVPIATVVGVGVALLISGVVVTESVFNIPGLGRLVVEAVLARDYPVIQGLTLFFAFVYVFINLVVDCAYTVFDPRIRY, from the coding sequence ATGCTGGCATTCGTCTCACGCCGGCTCCTCGCGACCATCCCCGTTCTGGTGATGGTCGCGGTGGTGGTCTTTGCGATATTGCGCTCCAGCCAGGGCGACCCGGCCGTCATCATGGCCGGCGACGGCGCCACGCCCGAACGTATCGAACAGATACGCCAGATCATGGGCCTGGAGCAGCCGGTGGTGAAGCAGTTCTTCATCTGGGCCGGCAAACTGGTGCAGGGCGACCTCGGCACCTCGCTGATGTCGGGCGTGCCCGTCACGCAGCTCATCGGGCAGCGGCTGGAGCCATCGCTCAGCCTGGCGGTCCTGACGCTGGTCTTCACGCTGATCGTCGCCATTCCGCTGGGCATCCTGGCGGCCTGGCGCCAGGGCAAGCTGCTGGACCGCGCCGTCATGGGCTTTTCCGTGCTCGGCTTCTCGGTGCCGGTGTTCGTCACCGGCTATCTGCTGATCTGGGCCTTCGCCATCAAGCTGGGCTGGTTCAACGTGCAGGGCTACACGCCGCTGGCCAACGGCTTCTGGCTGTTCCTGCACCGCCTGATCCTGCCCGCCCTGGCGCTGTCCACGGTCTACGTGGCGCTGATCGCGCGCATCACGCGCACCAGCGTCATCGAGGTCATGGGCGAGGACTTCATCCGCACCGCCCGCTCCAAGGGCCTGACCGAGACCGGCGTGCTGCTGGGCCACGCGCTGCGCAACGCGGCCGTGCCCATCGCCACGGTCGTGGGCGTGGGCGTGGCGCTGCTGATCAGCGGCGTGGTCGTCACCGAATCGGTGTTCAACATCCCCGGCCTGGGCCGGCTGGTGGTCGAGGCCGTGCTGGCGCGCGACTATCCGGTGATCCAGGGCCTGACGCTGTTCTTCGCCTTTGTCTACGTGTTCATCAACCTCGTCGTCGATTGCGCCTACACGGTGTTCGATCCGCGCATCCGCTACTGA
- a CDS encoding ABC transporter permease, with translation MQTPIDAADNTAAADLPGGGTPQTTAWRQIRQGLRSWPVMLALAVLVIIVAIALFAPWLGTVDPVQINPGSRLKQPFTEFLFGTDAFGRDVWSRVAYGARVSLIAGLGAAVVSVAIGLVIGVIAGWFRSLDGLIMRTMDAIMAIPGILLAIALVSVSGASLTTVLVAITIPEIPRVVRLVRGQILTVRGEPYVEAALALGTPLPKLLWRHMVPSTIAPLTVQGTYVFASAMLTEAILSFLGAGVPPEIASWGNIMSEGRMYFRMLPGLILFPGLFLSLTVLSVNILGDALRDALDPKMVRRT, from the coding sequence ATGCAAACCCCAATCGACGCGGCCGACAACACCGCCGCCGCCGACCTGCCGGGCGGCGGCACGCCGCAAACCACGGCCTGGCGCCAGATCCGCCAGGGCCTGCGCAGCTGGCCCGTGATGCTGGCGCTGGCGGTGCTGGTCATCATCGTCGCCATCGCCCTGTTCGCGCCCTGGCTGGGCACGGTCGATCCCGTGCAGATCAACCCGGGATCGCGCCTGAAGCAGCCCTTCACCGAGTTCCTCTTCGGCACCGACGCCTTCGGCCGCGACGTCTGGTCGCGCGTGGCCTACGGCGCGCGCGTCTCGCTGATCGCCGGCCTGGGCGCCGCCGTGGTCAGCGTGGCGATCGGCCTGGTGATCGGCGTCATCGCCGGCTGGTTCCGCTCGCTGGACGGCCTGATCATGCGCACCATGGACGCCATCATGGCGATCCCCGGCATCCTGCTGGCGATCGCGCTGGTGTCGGTCTCGGGCGCCAGCCTGACCACGGTGCTGGTGGCCATCACCATCCCCGAGATCCCGCGCGTGGTGCGGCTGGTGCGCGGCCAGATCCTGACCGTGCGCGGCGAGCCCTACGTCGAAGCCGCGCTGGCGCTGGGCACGCCGCTGCCCAAGCTGCTGTGGCGCCACATGGTGCCCAGCACCATCGCGCCGCTGACCGTGCAGGGCACCTATGTGTTCGCCTCGGCCATGCTGACCGAGGCCATCCTCAGCTTCCTTGGCGCGGGCGTGCCGCCCGAGATCGCGTCCTGGGGCAACATCATGTCCGAGGGCCGCATGTACTTCCGCATGCTGCCGGGCCTGATCCTGTTCCCCGGACTGTTCCTGTCGCTGACCGTGCTCAGCGTGAACATCCTGGGCGACGCCTTGCGCGACGCGCTGGACCCGAAAATGGTGCGCAGGACCTGA